A single Anopheles arabiensis isolate DONGOLA chromosome 2, AaraD3, whole genome shotgun sequence DNA region contains:
- the LOC120893374 gene encoding sphingomyelin synthase-related 1-like, whose product MSSQKYAYEIGQLLKNLNATTSNIPRENSSTTATMPADQQHTHTNPTTAHGVLGWSCENVSDWARKEGLSRCIIDWIGREDIDGRCLLAITEQDVHDLPQHCASPLRFGDIKRFWFATRLLQRQHLATTGPLGLAGLWTPDYSMNDIASSVGHHHPMHHQPHHHQQQQHQQHAGMGTPHHHPHPHPHHHVSQHHHHHAASLLSSMGTSYGSVGYSYSDLERISPPMSIDGCATCIQPEFFKTMISLGYAFLVTWITAFVMVVVHERVPDMKKYPPLPDIFLDNVPHIPWAFHMCEVTGTILFCIWICVLVVHKHRMVLLRRFFALAGTVFLLRCVTMLITSLSVPGTHLECTPHDHKFDDSNVRITEMIYLRISRAYTIWSGLGMSIQGVRTCGDYMFSGHTVALTLLNFFITEYTPRNLYFLHTLTWLLNMFGIFFILAAHEHYSIDVFVAFYITSRLFLYYHTLANNQALMSHDSNRTRIWFPMFSYFESSVDGIIPNEYDTVYGVVYKIFACVLYVKDVCMLTARRFWITNIDGPAGVLRTKVVLLQHLHLQQKQQGHAQPPASSSAGDETDLAGNGGKGGGAVEPKATQLPNNLDSAAQPNNNTGSKRTPERKPVKCNNIIGADVDVASLKRKSFGNISATLPKSVNESLKLNNNNNNNNNINNYHLPSAAAVSNGNGTGSEASGPKDNTKKEL is encoded by the exons ATGTCATCACAAAAATATGCATACGAGATTGGGCAACTGTTGAAGAATTTGAATGCGACCACTAGCAACATACCGCGAGAAAATAGCTCCACCACAGCAACCATGCCAGCGGACCAGcagcacactcacaccaacCCCACCACCGCTCACGGCGTGCTCGGCTGGAGTTGCGAAAACGTAAGCGACTGGGCGCGGAAGGAGGGCCTGTCGCGGTGCATCATCGATTGGATTGGCCGGGAGGACATCGATGGGCGCTGTCTGCTCGCGATTACCGAACAGGATGTGCACGATCTACCGCAACACTGTGCCTCGCCGCTGCGCTTTGGCGACATTAAGCGCTTCTGGTTTGCCACGCGGCTCCTGCAGCGGCAACATTTGGCCACGACGGGCCCGCTAGGTTTGGCGGGGCTGTGGACGCCCGACTACAGTATGAACGATATCGCCTCCTCCGTCGGACACCATCATCCGATGCATCATCAGcctcaccaccatcagcagcagcagcaccagcaacatgCTGGCATGGGGACgccccatcatcatccacaTCCGCATCCACATCATCATGTGTcgcagcaccatcatcaccatgcCGCCTCGCTGCTGTCCAGCATGGGCACCAGCTACGGTTCGGTCGGGTACAGCTACAGCGACCTGGAGCGCATCTCCCCGCCAATGTCCATCGACGGGTGCGCCACGTGCATTCAGCCggaatttttcaaaaccatGATAAGTTTAG GATACGCCTTTCTCGTTACCTGGATCACCGCAttcgtgatggtggtggtgcacgaGCGGGTGCCGGACATGAAGAAATATCCACCCCTGCCGGACATCTTCCTGGACAATGTGCCGCACATACCGTGGGCCTTCCACATGTGCGAGGTAACCGGCACGATACTGTTCTGCATCTGGATATGCGTACTGGTAGTGCACAAGCACCG GATGGTGCTGTTGCGCCGGTTCTTCGCCCTGGCTGGTACCGTGTTTCTGCTGCGCTGCGTAACGATGCTGATTACGTCCTTGAGCGTACCGGGAACCCATCTGGAATGTACGCCGCACGATCACAAGTTCGACGACAGCAA CGTGCGCATAACGGAAATGATCTATCTGCGAATCAGCCGTGCCTACACCATCTGGAGCGGGCTCGGCATGTCCATACAGGGCGTCCGCACATGCGGTGACTACATGTTTAGCGGCCACACCGTCGCCCTCACGCTGCTAAACTTCTTCATTACCGAAT ATACGCCCCGGAACCTGTACTTCCTGCACACGCTCACCTGGCTGCTGAACATGTTTGGCATCTTCTTCATACTGGCCGCCCACGAACATTACTCAATCGACGTGTTCGTGGCGTTCTACATAACCTCGCGACTATTTCTGTACTATCACACGCTTGCTAACAATCAG GCCCTCATGTCGCACGATTCCAACCGTACACGCATATGGTTTCCCATGTTCAGCTACTTCGAAAGCTCGGTCGACGGTATCATCCCGAACGAGTACGACACGGTGTACGGCGTGGTGTACAAGATCTTCGCCTGCGTGCTGTACGTGAAGGACGTGTGCATGCTCACCGCCCGCCGGTTCTGGATCACCAACATCGACGGGCCGGCCGGCGTACTGAGGACgaaggtggtgctgctgcagcacctgcacctgcagcagaagcagcaaggCCATGCGCAACCACCGGCATCGTCCAGTGCCGGCGATGAGACGGATCTAGCCGGCAACGGGGGCAAAGGCGGCGGCGCGGTGGAACCGAAAGCTACGCAGCTACCGAACAATCTCGACAGTGCGGCACAACCGAACAACAACACCGGCAGCAAACGTACGCCGGAACGAAAGCCCGTCAAGTGTAACAACATCATCGGCGCGGATGTTGACGTGGCCAGCTTGAAGCGTAAATCGTTCGGCAACATTAGCGCGACGCTGCCGAAAAGTGTGAACGAATCTTTGAAGCtgaacaacaataataacaataataacaacattAACAACTACCATCTGCCTTCGGCCGCCGCGGTAAGCAATGGCAATGGGACTGGGAGTGAGGCGAGTGGACCAAAGGACAACACCAAGAAGGAGCTGTAG